A stretch of the Sphingobacterium thalpophilum genome encodes the following:
- a CDS encoding 3'-5' exonuclease → MKKYLLFLDTETSGLPKKWNRKYTDSDNWPHVLQVAWIVFDEEMKEIKRSSKYIYEPFIPVSPAAEQIHGLTAAFLMRHGEKKKEVLRKLSHDIKKFKPEIIGHFLSFDLQVLCAEYFRCQLPIPFQGHDFFCTLLHSKKYVRNPHMVHLPLPYLYEALFSETPQDIHNAEKDAEITASCFFEMRRRGELSDEDIVNQQPAFNDIM, encoded by the coding sequence TTGAAAAAATATCTCTTATTCTTAGATACTGAGACTTCGGGGCTACCGAAGAAATGGAACAGAAAATATACAGATAGCGACAACTGGCCGCATGTCCTACAAGTGGCCTGGATCGTCTTTGATGAGGAAATGAAAGAAATCAAACGCAGCAGCAAATATATCTATGAACCGTTCATCCCCGTCAGTCCGGCAGCTGAACAAATTCATGGATTGACCGCGGCCTTTCTCATGCGACATGGCGAAAAGAAAAAAGAGGTATTACGCAAACTGAGCCACGATATCAAAAAATTCAAACCGGAGATCATCGGCCATTTCCTTTCGTTCGATCTGCAGGTATTATGTGCTGAGTATTTCCGTTGCCAGCTGCCAATCCCTTTTCAGGGACATGATTTCTTTTGCACCTTACTACACAGCAAAAAATACGTTCGAAACCCGCATATGGTACATCTGCCTCTTCCGTACTTGTATGAAGCACTTTTCTCTGAAACACCTCAGGATATACACAACGCCGAAAAAGATGCCGAAATAACAGCCAGCTGTTTTTTTGAAATGAGACGTCGGGGCGAACTGTCCGATGAGGATATCGTAAATCAGCAGCCAGCGTTCAATGATATCATGTAA
- a CDS encoding alpha-d-galacturonidase — protein sequence MMFKRLLYVLFGLCAILFELAAKPRTPQILYSTDGLANRERFEYAIGLLQRKLPRSVIDVGLRIEVSTVGQQQSLPDSIKDKLRAKEHFVFYREAGKKAVKLIGADESGVLYGSMELLSNTSWHKKSAFFIAEGPKMVMRGTSIGLQKTTYLPGHDIYEYPYTPESFPWFYDKQLWINYLDMMAENKYNALYLWNGHPFSSLVKLKDYPYALEVDDATFKKNEDIYTFLTEEANKRGIWIIQMFYNIILPKPFADHHGLKTQERNRVITPLISDYTRKSIAAFVAKYPNVGLLITLGEAMEGVGQDDINWFTKTIIPGVKEGLQMAGTVTEPPIILRAHDTDAPAVMNAALPIYKNLYTMAKYNGEALTTYTPRGKWAELHRSLSAIGTVHIQNVHILANLEPFRYGSPDFIQKSVVAMHEAHHSNGIHIYPQASYWDWPYAADKVDKRLLQLERDWMWYRAWARYAWNEQRDLKKEKSYWTAELAEHYGISKDDAHKLLLAIEEIGEISPKILRRFGITDGNRQTSSLGMLMTQLINPYRYGLFTLLYESEAPAGEMIIDYAEKHHKGLPHSGETPIQVAQEIVQHGDRAVALIHALGRPTKHAAEFDRWLNDIRIHQLLAAHYSHKVKAAVQLLQYKYTPDVTVLRKALPDLEASVVAYRQLTEMTNTAYLYANSMQTKQRKIPMRGADATFIHWKEMLPVFETELNNFKHAIDSLARDRGSKRPVKLVLKSQKITLLDGQQLVPLKKGAKLYADQELVVTHLANELEGLQAIQVDSEKQKLNGTQLRFKNEKPVKILVGYFNSADKVFAPKPVLEIDASANDFGQAEAKVRNAVRIQYMPIVDIHSYSFPPGDHELKIPKGEALLLGIVDERELPNPYNADVDNQGDDLDDLFGYFNGIKL from the coding sequence ATGATGTTCAAGAGATTATTGTATGTCTTGTTTGGCCTGTGTGCCATACTTTTCGAGCTGGCCGCGAAGCCCCGTACACCGCAGATTTTATATAGCACAGACGGACTTGCAAACCGGGAGCGGTTTGAATATGCAATAGGGCTGCTGCAAAGGAAATTACCGCGATCCGTCATTGATGTGGGCCTCCGGATTGAGGTCAGTACCGTTGGGCAGCAGCAGTCGCTACCAGACTCGATAAAGGATAAATTGAGGGCGAAAGAACATTTTGTCTTTTATCGAGAAGCTGGAAAAAAGGCTGTGAAACTCATAGGGGCAGACGAGTCGGGGGTATTATACGGCAGTATGGAGTTGCTTTCCAATACCTCATGGCATAAAAAATCCGCCTTTTTTATTGCAGAAGGACCCAAAATGGTGATGCGGGGCACAAGCATTGGCCTTCAGAAAACAACCTACCTGCCGGGGCATGACATTTATGAATATCCGTACACACCTGAATCTTTTCCGTGGTTTTACGATAAGCAGCTGTGGATAAATTATCTGGATATGATGGCAGAAAATAAGTACAATGCGTTATACCTATGGAATGGCCATCCTTTTTCATCTTTGGTAAAACTGAAGGATTACCCCTATGCGCTGGAAGTGGATGACGCAACATTTAAAAAAAATGAAGATATATACACGTTTCTGACCGAGGAAGCGAATAAAAGAGGCATTTGGATCATTCAGATGTTTTACAACATTATTCTGCCTAAGCCTTTCGCCGATCATCATGGCTTAAAAACGCAGGAGCGCAATCGGGTGATCACGCCATTGATTTCGGATTATACAAGAAAGAGTATTGCTGCTTTTGTGGCAAAATACCCAAATGTAGGTTTATTGATTACGCTAGGGGAGGCGATGGAGGGAGTTGGACAGGACGATATCAACTGGTTTACAAAGACTATTATCCCCGGTGTGAAAGAGGGTTTACAGATGGCCGGCACAGTTACTGAGCCGCCGATCATCTTACGCGCGCACGATACTGATGCTCCTGCCGTAATGAATGCCGCGTTACCGATTTATAAGAATCTGTATACCATGGCAAAATATAATGGAGAAGCTTTGACCACGTATACACCTAGGGGCAAATGGGCCGAATTGCACCGCTCGTTAAGTGCGATAGGGACGGTGCACATCCAAAACGTACATATATTGGCCAATCTGGAGCCTTTTCGTTATGGCTCGCCTGACTTCATTCAGAAATCAGTCGTTGCAATGCATGAAGCCCATCACTCCAATGGCATCCACATTTACCCGCAAGCCTCCTACTGGGATTGGCCTTATGCGGCGGATAAAGTTGACAAACGACTGCTGCAGCTGGAACGCGATTGGATGTGGTACCGTGCCTGGGCGCGATATGCCTGGAATGAGCAACGCGATCTGAAGAAAGAGAAATCCTATTGGACCGCTGAACTTGCTGAACATTATGGGATCAGCAAAGACGATGCCCATAAACTACTGCTGGCTATAGAAGAAATCGGTGAAATATCCCCTAAAATCCTACGACGGTTTGGCATTACAGACGGTAACCGCCAAACCTCTTCATTAGGGATGCTAATGACACAGTTGATCAATCCATATCGCTATGGGTTGTTTACTTTGCTTTATGAATCCGAGGCTCCGGCAGGGGAAATGATTATTGACTATGCGGAGAAACATCATAAAGGCCTCCCCCATAGTGGAGAGACGCCAATTCAGGTGGCGCAGGAAATTGTGCAGCACGGCGATAGAGCTGTGGCGCTTATCCATGCCTTAGGAAGGCCTACAAAGCATGCAGCTGAATTTGACCGTTGGCTCAACGACATCCGAATCCATCAATTGTTGGCTGCTCATTATAGCCATAAGGTAAAAGCCGCTGTGCAGCTTCTGCAATATAAATACACACCGGATGTCACTGTCCTTCGGAAGGCCCTGCCCGATCTGGAAGCTAGTGTAGTGGCCTATCGTCAACTAACGGAAATGACGAATACAGCCTACCTCTATGCTAACAGTATGCAGACAAAACAACGTAAAATCCCCATGCGGGGGGCAGATGCCACTTTCATTCATTGGAAGGAGATGCTTCCGGTGTTTGAAACTGAATTGAATAACTTTAAACATGCTATAGACTCCCTTGCGAGGGATAGGGGAAGCAAAAGGCCTGTCAAACTGGTACTAAAATCACAGAAAATTACACTGCTGGACGGACAGCAGCTTGTCCCCCTAAAAAAGGGAGCAAAGCTTTATGCTGACCAGGAACTGGTTGTAACCCATTTGGCCAATGAGCTTGAAGGCCTTCAGGCTATACAGGTCGATTCGGAAAAACAAAAGCTGAACGGTACACAGCTAAGGTTCAAGAATGAAAAACCAGTTAAAATATTGGTGGGCTATTTTAATAGTGCCGATAAAGTCTTTGCACCTAAACCCGTGCTTGAAATCGATGCGAGTGCCAATGATTTTGGACAGGCCGAAGCGAAGGTTCGCAATGCCGTCCGTATCCAATACATGCCCATTGTCGATATTCACAGCTATTCATTCCCGCCGGGGGATCACGAACTAAAAATTCCTAAAGGAGAAGCGCTGCTATTGGGGATTGTGGACGAGCGGGAGCTGCCGAACCCATATAATGCGGATGTTGATAATCAGGGCGATGATTTGGACGATCTGTTTGGCTATTTTAACGGCATAAAACTGTAA
- a CDS encoding MGH1-like glycoside hydrolase domain-containing protein has protein sequence MKINTALFALLLGLTSLAHAQERLPEKLHRYVRQFNADDNEAVINKIANKDAYDWMLTNIPLLDCPDKEIEQTYYFRWWSYRKHIKTSPEGTLVTEFIEPVKHAGKYNSISCALGHHLYEGRWLKNNSFLKEYIDFWLYHADKGQSKPRFHQFSSWLPDALLAYHKVSPDDQYLKDRLLDLDKDFEKWEKERKGKNGLFWQYDVQDGMEESVSGGRRVHNMRPSINSYMYGNAVAIATIAKLAANKDLEKKYTDYARSLRKLVLDSLWDEEDQFFKTRLEKGYLHPTREAIGYIPWYFHLPPDKAIYGQAWLQLPDTAGFNAPWGTTTAERREPTFRTRGTGHSCEWDGAIWPFTSSQTIRGMANYLSDYKHNKTINVADLYEQIYKYAKSHVMNGKPYIGEYQDEKTGEWLKGDNPRSKFYNHSTFADIIIQDLIGVKPQLANRLEIRPLIPENQWDYFALTELSYHGKNIAIYWDTTGEIYQKGKGFTIYVDGKRTYQQKNLKNCTVNLN, from the coding sequence ATGAAAATTAATACAGCACTGTTTGCCTTATTGCTGGGCTTGACCTCTCTTGCACACGCACAGGAAAGGCTACCGGAAAAACTTCATCGTTATGTTCGGCAATTTAATGCCGACGACAATGAAGCTGTGATTAACAAGATCGCTAATAAGGATGCTTATGACTGGATGCTGACCAATATCCCACTGTTGGATTGTCCGGATAAAGAAATAGAACAGACTTATTATTTCAGATGGTGGTCATATCGCAAACATATAAAAACCAGCCCGGAAGGGACTTTAGTAACCGAGTTTATAGAACCGGTAAAACATGCCGGAAAATACAATTCGATCAGTTGTGCACTCGGTCATCACCTTTACGAGGGGCGGTGGTTAAAGAACAATTCATTTTTAAAAGAATATATTGATTTTTGGCTTTATCATGCGGATAAGGGACAGTCGAAGCCCCGGTTCCATCAGTTCAGTTCCTGGCTGCCTGATGCTTTATTGGCTTACCATAAGGTCAGTCCAGATGATCAATATCTGAAAGATCGTCTATTGGATCTGGACAAGGATTTCGAGAAATGGGAAAAAGAAAGAAAAGGTAAAAATGGTCTTTTCTGGCAATATGATGTGCAGGACGGTATGGAGGAATCTGTTTCCGGCGGGCGTCGGGTGCATAATATGCGCCCATCCATTAATAGTTATATGTATGGAAATGCCGTGGCGATCGCAACAATTGCCAAGTTAGCCGCAAACAAGGACCTGGAAAAAAAATACACGGATTATGCACGATCGCTGCGCAAGCTGGTATTGGATTCGTTGTGGGATGAAGAGGATCAGTTTTTTAAAACTAGACTGGAAAAAGGATACTTGCATCCTACCCGTGAGGCAATTGGCTATATCCCTTGGTATTTCCATCTACCGCCTGACAAAGCAATATATGGACAGGCCTGGTTGCAGTTGCCTGATACAGCTGGTTTTAACGCTCCTTGGGGCACAACTACCGCGGAACGTCGTGAGCCCACGTTTAGAACCAGGGGGACAGGACACAGCTGCGAATGGGATGGTGCAATATGGCCCTTCACAAGTTCACAGACTATCCGCGGAATGGCCAACTATCTGAGTGATTACAAGCATAATAAAACCATAAATGTGGCGGATTTATATGAACAGATTTATAAGTATGCCAAATCTCATGTTATGAATGGAAAGCCCTATATCGGCGAGTATCAGGATGAAAAAACGGGTGAATGGCTGAAAGGCGATAATCCGAGGAGCAAATTTTACAATCACTCTACTTTTGCCGATATCATTATACAGGATTTGATCGGCGTAAAACCTCAACTTGCCAACAGGCTGGAGATAAGGCCGCTCATTCCCGAGAATCAATGGGATTATTTTGCGCTTACCGAATTAAGCTATCACGGCAAGAACATCGCGATTTATTGGGATACGACGGGTGAAATATACCAGAAAGGTAAAGGATTTACCATTTACGTGGATGGAAAGAGAACTTATCAGCAGAAAAATTTGAAGAATTGTACAGTCAACCTAAATTAA
- a CDS encoding glycoside hydrolase family 28 protein, whose protein sequence is MIRNICYRGITTVLLCMSFLGIQAQAWLNVLDFGAKKDSTGNNTLAIKKAIAAASNRGGGTVYFPAGKYITGPIHLKSNITVFIDAGAELHFSDNFDDYLPMVESRWEGTAVTNFSPLFYGNNLENISIQGRGLIDGHGKKWWGYSEVEVKKQQEDSKWQKEFKRLNKDVLAPDLPGWIERGFLRPPFIQFLNCKNVQIKDIKIQSSPFWTINPQYCDNVTVDGVTIDNPPSPNTDGINPESCSNVRIANCHISVGDDCITIKSGKDRSGRKINIPAENYTITNCTMLRGHGGVVIGSEMSGGVKNIAISNCIFDGTDRGIRLKTARGRGGVVENIQVSNIVMRNIRDQAIVMDMQYAKTEVEPISERTPKFRNIFISNLSGTTNRIGYMRGLEEMPIENVVFSDINMQGNTGFSALNVHGLTLSNINVTIKQGPLLVASQSKDLSIQNIRNTTPVAGKALIELDSCHTANVQHCFPSAGTTLLLDLLGPANQEIYVHGNNLARVKQIVRGTYKTGQVTGNINPSEEN, encoded by the coding sequence ATGATCAGAAACATTTGCTATCGCGGTATTACAACAGTTTTGTTATGTATGTCCTTTTTAGGGATACAGGCACAGGCCTGGCTGAATGTGCTGGACTTTGGCGCTAAAAAAGACAGTACCGGCAATAATACGTTGGCCATAAAAAAAGCCATTGCCGCCGCTTCGAACAGAGGAGGCGGTACGGTTTATTTTCCAGCAGGAAAGTACATTACAGGACCAATCCATTTAAAAAGTAATATCACCGTTTTTATCGATGCAGGAGCGGAATTGCATTTTAGCGATAACTTTGACGATTATTTACCCATGGTGGAATCGCGTTGGGAGGGAACTGCGGTCACCAACTTCTCACCTTTGTTTTATGGCAATAACTTAGAGAATATCAGTATCCAGGGCCGAGGTCTTATTGATGGACACGGCAAAAAATGGTGGGGCTATTCCGAAGTGGAAGTTAAAAAGCAACAGGAAGACAGTAAATGGCAGAAAGAATTCAAGCGCCTAAATAAGGATGTATTAGCACCAGATCTGCCCGGATGGATAGAACGCGGATTTTTGCGGCCGCCGTTTATTCAGTTCTTGAACTGTAAAAATGTACAGATCAAGGATATTAAGATCCAAAGTTCACCCTTCTGGACAATTAATCCACAGTATTGTGATAATGTTACGGTAGATGGTGTGACAATTGACAATCCACCTTCCCCAAATACAGATGGGATCAATCCAGAATCTTGTTCAAACGTGCGGATTGCCAACTGCCACATCAGCGTTGGAGATGATTGCATCACAATTAAATCCGGCAAAGACCGTTCGGGCCGTAAAATTAATATTCCCGCTGAAAATTATACGATTACGAACTGTACCATGCTCAGGGGCCATGGTGGTGTTGTGATCGGGAGCGAGATGTCGGGGGGTGTTAAAAATATCGCTATTTCGAATTGTATTTTCGATGGCACCGACCGTGGTATTCGCCTGAAAACTGCCCGCGGCAGAGGTGGGGTGGTCGAGAACATCCAAGTGTCGAATATCGTGATGCGTAATATCAGAGATCAAGCTATTGTTATGGATATGCAGTATGCCAAGACGGAAGTTGAGCCTATCAGCGAGCGAACTCCTAAATTCAGGAATATCTTTATCAGTAATCTTTCCGGCACAACAAACCGGATCGGTTATATGCGAGGACTGGAAGAGATGCCCATCGAAAATGTCGTCTTTTCCGATATTAATATGCAGGGTAATACCGGTTTTTCTGCGCTCAACGTACACGGCTTGACTTTAAGCAATATAAACGTAACGATTAAACAAGGCCCATTATTGGTGGCCAGCCAAAGTAAAGACCTGAGCATACAAAATATCAGGAATACAACACCAGTGGCCGGGAAAGCACTGATCGAGCTGGACAGCTGTCACACAGCCAATGTGCAGCATTGTTTCCCATCTGCCGGAACGACGTTATTGCTGGACTTGCTTGGCCCGGCAAATCAGGAGATATATGTTCATGGCAATAATTTGGCGAGGGTGAAACAAATTGTTCGTGGAACCTATAAAACCGGTCAGGTAACCGGCAATATAAACCCTTCGGAGGAAAATTGA
- a CDS encoding glycoside hydrolase family 95 protein, which yields MRILLYGLLYVLWSLPISCPLAQERVWFDHPAERWEEALPIGNGRMGAMIYGGIKHEQVQFNEETLWTDGPRNYNRKGASKYLQAIRDLLDQGRQQEAEALAMKEFMGVKSESEDPSAWLEKVGQIRMQQHGPFADSFDDSNWPLIQVPYYEGWENQGLEGLDGAVWFRHTFTLSKSDLTENWSLDLNKVRTNDYTYINGRLVGASAGDETRRLYRIPQSILREGKNTIAIQVINLAGKGGIAGYKNANQHIGLKSDNGKFVSLHGKWKYHIQDQNSPKIGSYQASYQPFGVLNLQFDHERATEYSRTLDLNKGEVRVNYVVDGVQYKRTYFASYPDRFIGIHLQADQKRKVAFRLSLSTKHQRFALRHIAPNTLALEVQVKDGAMRGTAFVHLLLKGGKVAQDRDQLLVEEADEAQIFLMAATNFKSYRELDNNYAAGALRRFNTLIQHDFKALYQAHIQDYQKLYNRFGIQFISTAQADTLPTDKRLQRAVEQDDPGLIALYVQFARYLQIAASRPGSQPMNLQGIWNPSLEPSWGSKYTTNINLQMNYWPTETLHLPELQQPLFGMIQELSLAGRETAAEYYAARGWVLHHNTDIWRGTAPINNSNHGIWPTGGAWLVRHLWEHYQFTRDTTFLQEYYPIIREATLFFKDFLVKDKSTGWWVSTPSNSPENGGLVKGPTMDHQIIRSLFDIFDQSSRLLNRDISLRDSIQQMRAAIAPNQIGQYGQLQEWLTDLDDPENKHRHVSHLWGLFPGDEINISHTPQLVEAAKQSLLLRGDEGTGWSLAWKINFWARLRDAQHAYRMVKMLLRPAGHGGGSYPNLFDAHPPFQIDGNFGGASGITEMLLQSHVDGIEILPALPQEISTGTIRGLVARGAFQIDMEWKDNKLSCVTVISLAGQDLHLRYGEHEVKMKTKKGGSYAFDKELKLKK from the coding sequence ATGCGTATATTACTATATGGCCTATTGTACGTCCTATGGAGCTTGCCAATCAGCTGTCCCCTAGCACAGGAGCGCGTTTGGTTTGATCATCCTGCTGAACGCTGGGAAGAGGCTTTGCCGATTGGAAATGGTCGTATGGGGGCGATGATTTACGGAGGAATCAAGCACGAGCAGGTGCAGTTCAACGAGGAAACGCTGTGGACAGATGGCCCGCGTAACTACAACAGGAAGGGCGCTTCGAAATACCTGCAAGCTATTCGTGATCTCCTTGACCAAGGACGCCAGCAAGAAGCCGAAGCCCTCGCGATGAAAGAATTTATGGGCGTCAAGAGCGAATCGGAGGACCCCTCTGCCTGGCTGGAAAAGGTGGGGCAGATACGGATGCAGCAGCATGGCCCATTCGCAGACTCTTTTGATGACAGCAACTGGCCATTGATACAGGTACCCTATTACGAAGGCTGGGAAAATCAAGGCCTCGAAGGACTGGACGGGGCTGTCTGGTTTCGCCATACGTTTACGCTGTCAAAAAGTGATTTAACAGAAAATTGGAGTCTGGATTTAAATAAAGTCAGAACTAATGATTATACCTATATCAATGGCCGGCTGGTGGGGGCTTCTGCTGGGGATGAAACTCGCCGATTATACCGAATACCTCAAAGTATATTGCGCGAAGGGAAAAATACCATTGCCATTCAAGTCATTAATCTGGCCGGCAAAGGTGGTATCGCCGGCTATAAAAACGCGAATCAACACATTGGTTTAAAGAGCGACAACGGAAAATTCGTCTCCTTGCATGGCAAATGGAAATACCATATTCAAGATCAGAATAGTCCAAAAATAGGCAGTTATCAAGCATCTTATCAACCCTTTGGCGTACTAAATCTTCAGTTCGATCATGAGCGCGCTACGGAATACAGTCGTACACTCGACCTGAATAAAGGTGAAGTACGTGTCAATTATGTGGTCGATGGCGTGCAGTATAAAAGGACTTATTTTGCCTCCTATCCTGATCGTTTTATCGGAATCCATCTGCAGGCAGATCAAAAAAGGAAAGTCGCTTTCCGTCTATCTCTGTCTACCAAACACCAGCGTTTTGCGCTTCGGCATATAGCTCCGAATACTCTTGCATTGGAAGTACAGGTAAAAGATGGCGCGATGCGGGGAACTGCCTTCGTACATCTGCTTTTAAAGGGCGGGAAGGTTGCTCAGGATAGGGATCAACTGCTTGTTGAAGAAGCAGATGAGGCGCAGATTTTTCTGATGGCAGCTACAAATTTCAAATCCTACCGGGAACTGGATAATAATTATGCGGCAGGAGCATTGCGGCGTTTCAATACTTTGATCCAGCACGATTTTAAGGCCTTATATCAGGCGCATATACAAGATTATCAGAAACTCTATAATCGGTTTGGAATACAATTTATCTCTACAGCGCAAGCCGATACACTTCCGACAGACAAGAGATTACAGCGGGCGGTAGAGCAGGATGACCCGGGACTCATCGCATTATATGTGCAGTTTGCACGATATTTACAGATCGCTGCTTCCCGGCCGGGCAGTCAGCCGATGAATCTCCAGGGGATCTGGAATCCATCCCTCGAACCCTCCTGGGGTAGCAAATATACCACAAACATCAATCTGCAGATGAATTATTGGCCTACCGAAACACTGCATCTTCCTGAGCTACAGCAGCCACTGTTTGGGATGATCCAAGAACTCAGCTTGGCCGGAAGGGAAACAGCCGCAGAATATTACGCTGCGCGGGGCTGGGTATTGCATCACAATACCGATATATGGCGGGGAACGGCTCCGATCAATAATTCCAATCACGGCATTTGGCCGACGGGAGGAGCCTGGCTGGTACGGCATCTATGGGAACATTATCAGTTTACCAGGGATACCACCTTCCTTCAGGAGTATTATCCGATCATCAGGGAGGCCACTTTATTTTTTAAAGATTTTTTAGTTAAAGATAAAAGCACGGGCTGGTGGGTCAGTACACCGTCCAATTCACCTGAAAATGGAGGCCTGGTCAAAGGTCCGACAATGGATCACCAGATTATCCGTTCTCTTTTCGACATATTTGATCAAAGTTCGCGTCTGCTCAACCGTGATATCAGCCTCCGTGATTCCATTCAGCAGATGCGGGCAGCGATAGCACCTAACCAGATTGGGCAATATGGCCAGTTGCAGGAATGGCTAACAGATCTGGATGACCCTGAGAATAAACATCGGCATGTGTCCCACTTGTGGGGATTATTCCCGGGCGATGAAATCAATATATCGCATACACCTCAGCTTGTCGAAGCGGCCAAGCAATCGTTGCTGCTGCGTGGTGATGAGGGGACGGGATGGAGCCTGGCTTGGAAAATAAACTTCTGGGCGAGATTACGAGATGCGCAGCACGCCTACCGCATGGTAAAAATGTTACTCCGGCCCGCAGGACATGGAGGTGGTTCCTATCCTAATTTATTTGATGCACATCCGCCCTTCCAGATCGACGGAAATTTTGGAGGAGCATCAGGCATTACAGAGATGCTGCTGCAAAGCCATGTTGATGGGATAGAAATACTGCCAGCACTACCCCAGGAGATTAGCACAGGAACGATACGGGGGCTTGTAGCGCGGGGAGCCTTCCAGATTGACATGGAATGGAAAGATAATAAGCTGTCCTGTGTAACCGTCATATCGCTAGCCGGACAAGATCTCCATTTGCGTTATGGCGAGCACGAAGTAAAAATGAAGACAAAAAAGGGCGGTTCCTATGCCTTTGATAAAGAATTGAAGTTAAAAAAATAA